The following DNA comes from Nitrososphaerales archaeon.
TGGCTAAAACTTTGCGAGAACTATCTGATGAGTATAGGGTGTTGATCAAACCATTGCACGATTATACATTCAAGCATGGGATAGGAATGCTCTTATATTCTGTTTATGGAGATGGTATTGGAAATCCAAAGACGCCAACGAAGAACCTTAATTCAGTAAGCAGGATGGCTGAAGCACTGAGAGAACTCAGGCTCTACACACTATACGAGCAGCTTGATGTCTCCCTTGAAATCAAGGATCCTAAGAGTATGCTGACACATCATAAGAAGGTATATCATATCAATTGTACTTCAAATGAACCCATACAGAGCGTCCTGCACGGCATATCAACAGATGTACCCAAGTCGTTCAACGACCTTAACATCAGGGTCACAGATGAAAATGGTAAGGAGTGGAAGATAAAAAGCATAAACTTTGACAAGCCGTACCAGAAGGAATTCACAATAGCCTTTAACAAGCCTATCTACAAAGGTGAGAAGAATCACAGCTACACATTGGAGTACGATTCAAAAAAGAGATACAGGTTCTACGAGAAGCGTTTCTTTATTGAAGGAAAAGTGTATGTGATTCGTTTCATTCA
Coding sequences within:
- a CDS encoding adenylate/guanylate cyclase domain-containing protein; amino-acid sequence: MLLAIELHEKIKAHNAKFPAESLKVRIGINDGPVYVVRDVMGQQNIWGPGTIFARRVMDVGEEGHILVSQRVAKTLRELSDEYRVLIKPLHDYTFKHGIGMLLYSVYGDGIGNPKTPTKNLNSVSRMAEALRELRLYTLYEQLDVSLEIKDPKSMLTHHKKVYHINCTSNEPIQSVLHGISTDVPKSFNDLNIRVTDENGKEWKIKSINFDKPYQKEFTIAFNKPIYKGEKNHSYTLEYDSKKRYRFYEKRFFIEGKVYVIRFIHPSDVNFKAALYEVNAKTTKKARCKIKPVTE